One window from the genome of Bacillus weihaiensis encodes:
- the minD gene encoding septum site-determining protein MinD produces the protein MGEAIVITSGKGGVGKTTTSANIGTALAILGKRVCLVDTDIGLRNLDVVMGLENRIIYDLVDVINGRCKIHQALVKDKRFEDLLYLLPAAQTSDKTSVKPEEMKKLIHELKQDYDYIIIDCPAGIEQGYKNAVIGADKAIVVTTPEISAVRDADRIIGLLEQEDIEPPKLVINRIRNHLVKNGDMLDVDEIVTHLSIDLIGIVADDDDVIKASNNGEPIAMDPNNRAAIAYRNIARRILGESVPLQSLEEPNKGMLVKLKKFFGVRV, from the coding sequence ATGGGTGAAGCAATTGTCATAACTTCTGGTAAAGGTGGAGTTGGAAAAACAACGACATCAGCTAATATAGGGACAGCTTTAGCTATATTGGGCAAGCGTGTTTGCTTAGTAGATACAGACATCGGTCTTCGTAATCTTGATGTTGTTATGGGTTTGGAGAATAGAATCATTTATGATTTAGTAGATGTAATCAATGGGCGTTGTAAAATTCACCAGGCGCTAGTAAAAGATAAACGTTTTGAGGACCTCCTTTACTTATTGCCTGCTGCCCAAACGAGTGATAAAACATCGGTTAAGCCCGAGGAAATGAAGAAATTAATTCATGAGCTTAAGCAAGACTATGATTATATTATTATTGATTGCCCAGCAGGAATAGAGCAAGGGTATAAAAATGCGGTCATTGGGGCTGATAAAGCTATTGTAGTCACAACCCCTGAAATTTCTGCTGTGCGTGATGCTGATCGAATTATTGGACTCCTTGAGCAAGAGGACATTGAGCCTCCAAAACTTGTTATTAATCGTATTCGTAATCATCTAGTGAAAAATGGTGATATGCTAGACGTAGATGAGATTGTAACACATTTATCAATTGATTTAATTGGTATTGTAGCAGATGACGACGATGTCATTAAAGCATCTAATAATGGAGAACCGATTGCGATGGATCCAAATAATCGAGCTGCTATTGCCTACCGTAATATTGCTAGACGTATATTAGGAGAATCGGTGCCACTTCAATCACTTGAGGAACCTAACAAAGGAATGCTTGTGAAGCTAAAGAAGTTTTTTGGCGTGAGAGTCTAA
- a CDS encoding Maf family protein, translating to MTQNLILASASPRRKELLALLRLPFEIIPSSIEEIIDENLDPADMVKSLAEQKAKSVAEQHKNSYVIGSDTLVVYEGKMLGKPKTEAEAIDMLQLLSAKSHDVYTGVSICYQGRMRTFYEKTTVTFYPLSLKEMEDYVRTGEPMDKAGGYGIQGYGALLVKELHGDYYSVVGLPVARLKRELEKIGFHQ from the coding sequence ATGACCCAAAACCTCATTTTAGCTTCAGCATCTCCACGCAGAAAAGAACTTCTAGCGCTGCTTCGACTCCCTTTTGAGATCATACCAAGTTCAATTGAAGAAATCATAGATGAAAATCTAGATCCAGCTGACATGGTAAAATCTCTTGCTGAACAAAAGGCTAAAAGTGTTGCGGAACAGCACAAAAATTCGTATGTAATTGGTTCCGATACGTTAGTCGTTTATGAAGGGAAAATGCTAGGAAAGCCCAAAACGGAAGCAGAGGCTATCGATATGCTTCAGCTTCTATCTGCTAAATCACATGATGTATATACGGGAGTATCTATATGCTATCAAGGTCGGATGCGCACATTTTATGAAAAAACAACGGTTACCTTTTATCCTTTGTCTTTAAAAGAGATGGAAGATTATGTGAGAACAGGTGAACCAATGGATAAAGCCGGTGGCTATGGTATTCAAGGATATGGGGCTTTATTAGTAAAAGAACTTCATGGTGACTATTATTCAGTAGTCGGTTTGCCTGTTGCAAGACTGAAAAGAGAGCTGGAAAAAATTGGTTTTCACCAATGA
- a CDS encoding reverse transcriptase/maturase family protein, with protein sequence MAKYPFQQLDVIWKASQRGNMITDCYRLMYNKELWMKAYGELYPNGGSLPKGASDETIDGFGLQIIDDIIEQLKAGTFRFTPVERDYIRNSSGEKRPLEVPNVKDQLVQEVMRMIIDHIYEPVFSANSHGTREGRSCHTALSQVKNTWQGLTWCIKGDMKGYSDQIDHSVLLNFISKKIKDRRFLLLIHHALTCGVMGNRTYHKTYCGTLQRGIISPLLANIYLHQFDMYMENLMDKFGKGRVRSEHSVNWEDRNELALSIEQLKTKQIEASLFNPADKNGQRMKYVRYDDGFVIGIAGSKQSALYIKERITAFLLKELHLTLREENTLITHMDHPISFLGYEFRKRNEIKAKRLTDKNQKHALKKRTLSGAIKLEIPTKKMKEFALKNGYGHLDDFTIVHRSKLMNNSELDILSTYNAELKEIANYYKLANNYHHLDRLFYLAESSFIKTIANKRRSTSKKVATSMRTSKQGVLCLVSRDTKGKEKLYPFIKLKDLPKT encoded by the coding sequence ATGGCAAAATATCCATTTCAACAGTTGGACGTTATATGGAAAGCTTCTCAAAGAGGAAACATGATCACAGATTGTTACCGTCTGATGTATAACAAAGAGCTATGGATGAAAGCATATGGAGAATTGTATCCAAATGGAGGAAGCTTACCAAAAGGAGCATCTGATGAAACAATAGATGGTTTTGGTTTACAGATAATAGATGACATAATTGAGCAACTAAAAGCCGGAACCTTCCGTTTTACGCCTGTAGAAAGGGATTATATTCGAAATTCAAGTGGGGAAAAGAGACCTTTAGAAGTTCCTAATGTTAAAGATCAGCTCGTACAGGAAGTTATGAGAATGATTATAGACCATATATATGAACCAGTATTTTCAGCTAATTCTCATGGAACTAGGGAAGGAAGAAGCTGTCACACTGCTCTATCTCAAGTGAAAAATACATGGCAAGGTTTAACATGGTGTATTAAAGGAGATATGAAAGGCTACTCTGACCAAATTGACCATTCTGTCCTCCTTAATTTTATCTCCAAGAAAATTAAGGATCGTCGCTTTTTACTACTCATTCATCATGCACTAACATGTGGTGTAATGGGGAATAGGACATATCACAAAACATACTGTGGCACACTACAGAGAGGGATTATCTCACCTTTACTTGCTAATATCTACCTTCATCAATTCGATATGTATATGGAAAACCTAATGGATAAATTCGGTAAAGGTAGAGTGAGAAGTGAACATTCCGTCAATTGGGAAGATCGCAATGAATTAGCTCTAAGCATCGAACAACTTAAAACGAAGCAGATTGAAGCATCTTTATTTAATCCTGCAGATAAAAATGGTCAAAGAATGAAATATGTCCGTTATGATGATGGTTTTGTTATAGGGATTGCAGGCTCTAAACAAAGTGCATTATATATAAAAGAAAGAATCACAGCTTTTCTTTTAAAGGAACTTCATCTTACTTTAAGGGAAGAAAATACACTCATCACACATATGGACCATCCTATTTCCTTTCTTGGTTACGAGTTTCGAAAACGGAATGAGATAAAGGCGAAAAGGCTCACGGATAAAAACCAAAAGCACGCATTGAAAAAACGAACGCTATCAGGTGCAATTAAGTTGGAAATTCCTACAAAGAAAATGAAAGAATTTGCATTAAAGAATGGATATGGTCACTTAGATGATTTCACCATTGTGCATCGATCAAAGCTTATGAACAATTCGGAATTGGACATTCTCTCTACCTATAATGCTGAACTAAAAGAAATTGCAAATTACTACAAGCTAGCTAATAATTATCATCATCTTGATAGGTTATTTTATTTAGCGGAAAGTAGCTTCATTAAAACCATAGCTAATAAACGTAGAAGCACCTCAAAGAAAGTAGCCACAAGCATGAGAACATCTAAACAAGGGGTATTATGTTTGGTTAGTAGGGATACTAAAGGCAAAGAAAAACTTTATCCATTCATTAAACTAAAAGATTTGCCCAAAACATAG
- a CDS encoding prepilin peptidase, whose protein sequence is MPTTIFLYTYIFILGLVLGSFYNVVGLRIPLKQSIVYPGSACPVCNKKLSPLELIPVFSYLFQGGTCKNCKTHISSLYPSMELTTAILFTISPLLVGWSKELILAWSLISLCMIVTVSDLKYMIIPDKVNLFFLVLFAGERILLVPATPWWDPLLGFLIGGIVPLLIILVSRGGMGGGDMKLLAVFGIILGWKLVLLSFFLATLIGTIVGLIGMATGVVKKGKPFPFGPFLVIGALLAYFFGNEMIDLYMSHFFSYLY, encoded by the coding sequence ATGCCAACAACCATCTTCCTATACACCTACATCTTTATTCTTGGCCTCGTTCTGGGCTCCTTTTACAATGTTGTAGGGTTGCGTATTCCACTAAAGCAGTCAATTGTATATCCTGGTTCAGCATGTCCAGTATGCAATAAAAAGCTATCACCATTAGAATTAATTCCAGTCTTTTCTTATCTTTTTCAAGGTGGAACATGTAAAAATTGTAAAACGCATATTTCCTCTTTATATCCGTCAATGGAATTAACAACTGCAATTCTTTTTACGATTTCACCGCTATTGGTGGGATGGTCAAAAGAATTGATTTTAGCATGGTCTCTTATCTCACTGTGTATGATTGTTACGGTGTCTGATTTAAAATATATGATTATTCCAGATAAGGTCAATCTGTTTTTCTTAGTATTATTTGCGGGAGAACGGATCTTATTAGTACCAGCAACTCCTTGGTGGGATCCTCTTTTAGGTTTTTTAATCGGGGGGATTGTTCCTCTATTGATTATTTTAGTTAGTCGAGGTGGAATGGGTGGGGGCGATATGAAGCTACTTGCTGTGTTTGGGATTATTCTTGGATGGAAGCTTGTGCTTTTAAGCTTCTTTCTCGCAACACTCATTGGTACAATTGTTGGGTTAATTGGAATGGCTACCGGTGTTGTAAAGAAAGGAAAACCATTCCCTTTTGGTCCATTCCTCGTTATTGGAGCACTACTAGCTTATTTTTTTGGTAATGAGATGATCGATCTTTACATGTCTCACTTCTTTTCTTACTTATATTAA
- a CDS encoding type II secretion system F family protein — protein sequence MPKFKYEGRERSGKKSGRVTANSKREAVLKLSELGIRITTIEEIPETLLTKDISIGNPVKLQDFVIYLRQFATLLRAGVTIVDATNILAQQTSSKALRNALEQMEEDLKSGQALSATAAKHKKIFSSMFVNMIKAGEASGSMEETLDRLAIQYEKQNRTKQKIQSALAYPMAVAIVAVVVVIFLLVSVVPTFVSMFEGFGAQLPAITLFVLNSSIFMQEYWYIVILFFIVVVVTFIALRKNKQTKYYLDVAALRMPIFGSMIQKAVLARMTRTLSSLFSSSVPILQSLLIVEKIVENEVIAKVIVDSRNSLENGRSLTEPMKKHWAFPPLVTQMIAIGEETGSLDEMLGKVADFYEEEVENSTDRLKSLIEPLMIVLLAGIVGTIVIAIIVPMFDIFNHVQM from the coding sequence ATGCCTAAATTTAAATATGAAGGTCGAGAACGTTCAGGGAAAAAGTCAGGGAGAGTAACAGCAAACTCAAAACGTGAAGCCGTATTAAAGCTAAGTGAGCTTGGTATTCGAATTACAACGATTGAAGAAATTCCCGAGACATTGTTAACGAAGGATATTTCAATTGGAAATCCAGTGAAGCTTCAGGATTTCGTCATCTACTTAAGACAGTTTGCGACACTACTTCGTGCTGGTGTTACGATTGTCGATGCAACGAATATATTAGCTCAACAAACGAGCAGTAAAGCATTGCGAAACGCGTTAGAGCAAATGGAAGAGGATTTGAAAAGTGGACAAGCATTGTCAGCGACCGCTGCCAAGCATAAAAAAATCTTTTCTTCTATGTTTGTGAACATGATTAAAGCTGGGGAAGCTAGTGGAAGCATGGAAGAAACGCTAGATCGTCTTGCTATCCAATACGAAAAACAAAACCGTACAAAGCAAAAAATTCAATCCGCACTTGCATATCCAATGGCAGTAGCTATTGTGGCAGTAGTCGTTGTTATCTTCTTATTAGTATCCGTTGTTCCAACCTTTGTTTCTATGTTTGAAGGCTTTGGAGCTCAATTACCAGCTATTACCCTCTTTGTTTTGAATTCAAGTATATTCATGCAGGAATACTGGTATATAGTTATTTTGTTCTTCATTGTGGTTGTTGTAACATTTATTGCATTAAGAAAGAACAAGCAAACGAAATACTATTTAGATGTAGCAGCTTTACGTATGCCGATTTTTGGAAGTATGATACAAAAAGCAGTCCTTGCGAGAATGACACGAACACTTAGTTCGTTATTTTCTAGCTCAGTTCCTATTCTTCAATCCTTATTAATTGTTGAGAAGATAGTAGAAAATGAAGTAATAGCAAAAGTGATTGTGGATTCACGGAATTCCTTAGAAAATGGTCGTTCACTAACAGAACCGATGAAGAAGCATTGGGCCTTCCCTCCTCTAGTCACTCAAATGATTGCAATAGGTGAAGAAACAGGTTCGTTGGATGAAATGCTTGGAAAAGTAGCTGATTTCTATGAAGAAGAGGTAGAAAATAGCACAGATCGACTAAAATCATTAATAGAACCATTAATGATTGTTTTACTAGCAGGAATTGTCGGGACTATAGTCATTGCGATCATTGTTCCTATGTTCGACATTTTCAATCATGTACAGATGTAA
- the mreC gene encoding rod shape-determining protein MreC translates to MPQFFLNKRLILLLVSIIILVALIGFSIKEDRKLTWPEQFIQDTVSVFQSIVHKPAAYVSGFFENVSDLKNTYEENEMLKSRLAEYMQLESDLQEYKTENEKLQAELGQVSDLKKYDPIYSAVIGREPARWYDYISIDKGQQDGVEPNMAVVTAEGLIGKVKTVSQFKSTVQLLSATDLKNRISAEVLPLPEEEETEEDVDSSSKEEPPNGKVTGLIEGYDEEKGFLLLKKIQSDVELVEGQKVRTSGTGGVFPGGIIIGEIVEAQPDTYGLEQMAYVKPSANFYDIDRVWIAKRIAAYDNPIETLEEEQEEES, encoded by the coding sequence ATGCCACAATTTTTTCTAAATAAACGCCTTATCTTGTTGTTAGTAAGTATTATCATCTTAGTGGCATTGATTGGCTTTTCGATAAAGGAAGATCGTAAACTTACTTGGCCTGAACAATTTATTCAGGATACTGTTAGTGTGTTTCAATCGATTGTCCACAAGCCTGCAGCCTATGTATCAGGCTTTTTTGAAAATGTCTCAGATCTGAAGAATACTTACGAAGAAAATGAAATGTTAAAAAGTAGACTTGCAGAATATATGCAATTAGAATCCGATCTTCAAGAATATAAAACTGAAAATGAAAAATTACAGGCTGAACTTGGACAAGTGTCAGATCTGAAAAAATATGACCCCATCTATTCTGCTGTTATAGGTAGAGAGCCTGCAAGATGGTATGATTACATTTCAATTGATAAAGGTCAACAAGATGGAGTCGAGCCCAACATGGCTGTTGTGACAGCAGAAGGGTTAATCGGGAAGGTGAAAACCGTTTCTCAATTCAAGTCTACGGTCCAGTTATTAAGCGCTACAGATTTAAAAAATAGAATATCTGCAGAAGTATTACCTCTTCCAGAAGAAGAGGAGACTGAAGAAGATGTGGATAGTAGTTCTAAAGAAGAACCACCAAATGGTAAAGTTACTGGACTAATTGAAGGCTATGATGAAGAGAAAGGCTTTCTATTACTTAAAAAAATTCAATCGGATGTTGAATTAGTTGAAGGACAAAAGGTTCGAACTTCTGGTACCGGTGGTGTATTCCCTGGTGGAATTATTATTGGTGAAATAGTTGAAGCCCAGCCTGATACATATGGGTTAGAGCAAATGGCATATGTAAAACCATCTGCTAATTTCTATGATATTGACCGTGTCTGGATAGCAAAACGTATTGCGGCATATGACAATCCAATTGAAACGCTTGAAGAAGAACAGGAGGAGGAATCGTGA
- the pilM gene encoding type IV pilus biogenesis protein PilM produces MAFTLFRQNQADVSLYISNYSIQLLELKSTNPLIVNRFVESYLPEGVMMDGSIKDAEKLSMIIDQCLSDWGLKKKKVRFITPDSSVSVRKVKVPLELREDEIKGYLYLELGNTIHLPFEEPVFDFVLLDETESEKEILLFAAPEKVMKEYTALFDRVKLEANVADLSSLSTYRLLYERQHTTEKENTLLIEVKLDSINFSIFEQLKPIFTRHMQLDGLAAREWAYQLDQETQLYYQYELKNQEVLYVQFRDVVKEIEKIINFYRFTIHQGDRQITQVTLVGDNPYIDQLLTLVKDSIPSLPITHFADRIYTTKNMAVPSKFHTVLGLALKEV; encoded by the coding sequence ATGGCTTTTACATTATTCCGTCAAAATCAAGCAGATGTTAGCTTATACATTTCAAATTATTCTATACAGCTTTTAGAATTAAAATCGACAAATCCTCTCATTGTTAATCGGTTTGTCGAGAGCTACCTACCAGAGGGAGTGATGATGGACGGTAGTATTAAAGATGCTGAAAAGCTATCTATGATCATAGATCAATGTCTATCAGACTGGGGTCTTAAAAAGAAGAAGGTTCGATTTATTACACCTGATTCTTCTGTAAGTGTTCGAAAGGTGAAGGTCCCTCTAGAGCTAAGAGAAGATGAAATCAAGGGATACCTTTATCTGGAGTTAGGCAATACTATTCATCTTCCATTTGAAGAGCCTGTATTTGATTTTGTGCTCTTAGATGAGACGGAGTCAGAAAAGGAAATTCTATTATTTGCTGCTCCGGAAAAAGTGATGAAAGAATATACTGCCTTGTTTGATCGTGTGAAACTAGAAGCAAATGTGGCAGATTTATCCTCATTAAGCACGTACCGACTATTATATGAGCGTCAGCATACTACAGAAAAAGAGAATACGCTTTTAATTGAAGTGAAGCTTGATTCCATTAATTTTAGTATTTTTGAACAATTAAAACCTATTTTTACTAGACATATGCAATTAGATGGGTTAGCAGCACGTGAATGGGCATATCAATTAGATCAAGAAACCCAATTATATTATCAATATGAGCTCAAAAATCAAGAGGTATTGTACGTTCAATTTCGTGATGTAGTAAAAGAAATTGAAAAAATTATTAATTTTTATCGATTTACGATTCATCAAGGCGATCGTCAAATTACACAGGTTACACTCGTAGGAGATAATCCTTATATTGATCAATTGCTTACTTTGGTAAAGGATTCGATTCCTTCTTTACCCATTACACATTTTGCGGATCGCATTTATACGACTAAAAATATGGCTGTACCGAGTAAATTTCATACCGTTCTTGGTCTGGCGTTAAAAGAGGTGTAA
- a CDS encoding type II secretion system protein, with amino-acid sequence MFKKLVKNERGLTLIELLAVVVILGIIAAIAIPAIGGMINNSKEDAHIANAKQIANAARLFATTGDEVGTDNVVTLAELISAGHLEPITDPSSKGNVYLASETKVTVDDYKKPTVFKVTLVGGTATAKATYTNSAGIAKDASDLVRSDIVLDGVK; translated from the coding sequence ATGTTTAAGAAACTAGTAAAAAATGAGCGTGGCTTAACGCTTATCGAGCTTTTAGCAGTTGTTGTCATCTTAGGAATTATCGCAGCTATTGCGATTCCAGCTATTGGTGGGATGATTAATAACTCTAAAGAAGATGCGCATATCGCTAATGCTAAGCAAATTGCAAATGCTGCTAGGTTATTTGCTACAACAGGTGATGAAGTTGGAACTGATAATGTAGTAACACTGGCTGAACTAATTTCGGCGGGTCATTTAGAACCAATCACTGACCCAAGTAGTAAAGGGAATGTATATCTTGCATCTGAGACTAAAGTGACAGTTGATGACTATAAAAAACCGACTGTTTTTAAAGTAACTTTAGTAGGTGGTACAGCTACTGCTAAAGCTACTTATACTAATTCTGCTGGTATAGCAAAAGATGCTAGTGATTTAGTACGTTCTGATATTGTTCTTGATGGAGTTAAATAA
- a CDS encoding rod shape-determining protein, whose product MFGIGTRDLGIDLGTANTLVFVKGKGIVVREPSVVALQTDTKQIVAVGNDAKNMIGRTPGNVVALRPMKDGVIADYETTATMMKYYIRQATKTKGVFSRKPYVMVCVPSGITAVEERAVIDATRQAGARDAYTIEEPFAAAIGANLPVWEPTGSMVVDIGGGTTEVAIISLGGIVTSQSIRVAGDEMDDAIITYIRKTYNLMIGDRTSEAIKVEVGSAGSPDGVENMEIRGRDLLTGLPKTIEITAEEISDALKDTVYTIVDAVKNTLEKTPPELAADIMDRGIVLTGGGALLRNLDKIISEETNMPVLIAEDPLDCVAIGTGKALEHIHLFKNKAKDSR is encoded by the coding sequence ATGTTCGGTATTGGTACAAGAGACCTTGGAATAGATTTAGGGACAGCTAATACACTTGTTTTTGTAAAAGGAAAAGGAATTGTGGTTCGAGAACCATCAGTTGTTGCTTTACAAACAGATACAAAACAAATTGTTGCTGTTGGTAACGACGCAAAAAATATGATTGGACGTACTCCTGGAAATGTAGTAGCACTTCGTCCAATGAAAGATGGAGTAATAGCAGATTATGAAACAACTGCTACGATGATGAAGTATTATATTAGGCAAGCAACAAAAACAAAAGGTGTTTTTTCAAGAAAGCCATATGTTATGGTGTGTGTACCATCTGGTATTACAGCTGTTGAAGAAAGAGCCGTGATTGATGCAACAAGACAAGCAGGAGCTCGTGATGCTTACACAATTGAAGAGCCTTTTGCTGCCGCGATTGGAGCGAACTTACCTGTATGGGAACCTACTGGTAGTATGGTTGTTGATATTGGGGGCGGAACAACCGAGGTTGCGATTATTTCATTAGGTGGTATTGTAACGAGTCAATCAATACGCGTCGCTGGTGATGAAATGGATGATGCAATTATTACATATATAAGAAAAACCTATAATCTCATGATTGGGGATCGTACATCTGAGGCTATAAAGGTTGAAGTTGGTTCTGCGGGTTCTCCTGATGGAGTCGAAAATATGGAGATTCGCGGAAGAGACCTATTAACGGGTCTTCCTAAAACGATTGAAATTACGGCAGAAGAAATTTCAGATGCATTAAAGGATACGGTCTATACGATCGTCGATGCAGTTAAGAATACACTTGAAAAAACACCGCCTGAGCTAGCAGCGGATATTATGGATAGGGGTATTGTTCTTACAGGTGGCGGTGCACTACTTCGTAATTTAGACAAGATTATTAGCGAAGAAACGAATATGCCTGTCTTAATAGCTGAAGATCCATTAGATTGTGTTGCAATTGGTACTGGAAAAGCATTAGAACATATTCATTTATTTAAGAATAAAGCTAAAGATAGTCGTTAA
- the minC gene encoding septum site-determining protein MinC yields the protein MKVQKQQLVTIKGTKDGLTLHLDDSCSFDQLLHELEEMLSLKQYIQQDGPVIGVKVKVGNRFVNKSQREKLELVIKQKRNLVVESIESNVMTKEEALRLKRETEVVSVAKIVRSGQVLKVKGDLLLIGDVNPGGTVIASGNIFVLGALRGIAHAGIEGNADAVIAASFMRPAQLRISEYINRAPDHQPNEGKNEMECAYMNEQDEMVIERLQQLTHLRPNLTRFEGGI from the coding sequence ATGAAGGTCCAAAAACAACAACTTGTTACGATAAAAGGAACAAAAGATGGCTTAACGTTACATCTCGATGATTCATGTTCTTTTGATCAATTACTCCATGAACTCGAGGAAATGCTATCTTTAAAACAATACATCCAACAAGATGGACCTGTTATCGGGGTCAAAGTTAAAGTTGGAAATCGCTTTGTAAATAAATCACAACGTGAGAAATTAGAACTAGTCATAAAGCAAAAACGAAATCTTGTAGTTGAGTCCATTGAAAGCAACGTCATGACGAAAGAAGAGGCTCTCAGATTAAAAAGAGAGACAGAAGTAGTGTCCGTTGCAAAGATTGTTCGGTCAGGTCAAGTTCTAAAAGTGAAAGGTGACCTGCTCTTAATAGGGGATGTAAATCCAGGTGGAACAGTAATAGCATCTGGGAATATCTTTGTATTGGGAGCGTTAAGAGGGATTGCACATGCAGGAATTGAAGGAAACGCCGATGCTGTTATTGCTGCCTCTTTTATGAGACCTGCTCAACTACGAATAAGTGAATATATCAACCGTGCACCAGATCATCAACCTAATGAAGGGAAAAATGAGATGGAATGTGCGTATATGAATGAACAGGATGAGATGGTTATAGAACGATTACAGCAACTTACTCATTTACGACCTAATTTAACTAGGTTTGAAGGGGGAATCTAA
- the mreD gene encoding rod shape-determining protein MreD gives MRRFLLPFLVFFAFISESTFAHLVQFPFATEDHLFVPRFVLIVVIFITVYLNRTQGMLFGFFFGLLHDIVYIEVVGIYLFPYAMIAYLISKAMKVIHGHVLIVLLLIVLAISVLEFYVYGVNLATGVTSMKAYDFTMYRLLPTLALNTLVALLFVFPFRGFLTKLKQAELED, from the coding sequence GTGAGACGTTTCCTACTTCCTTTTCTCGTCTTTTTTGCTTTTATTTCTGAGAGTACATTTGCTCATTTAGTTCAGTTTCCGTTTGCAACAGAGGATCATTTATTTGTCCCACGTTTCGTTTTAATTGTCGTTATTTTTATCACTGTATACTTAAATCGAACACAAGGAATGTTATTCGGCTTCTTTTTTGGTCTGCTTCATGATATTGTCTATATTGAGGTTGTCGGAATTTATTTATTTCCTTATGCCATGATTGCCTATCTAATAAGTAAAGCAATGAAGGTCATACATGGTCATGTACTCATCGTCCTATTACTTATTGTGTTAGCTATTTCGGTGCTCGAATTTTATGTGTACGGAGTGAATTTGGCTACTGGGGTTACAAGCATGAAGGCTTATGATTTTACTATGTATAGATTGCTGCCAACATTAGCTCTTAACACACTTGTAGCACTGCTGTTTGTCTTTCCTTTTAGAGGATTTCTAACTAAATTAAAACAAGCGGAACTTGAGGATTAA
- a CDS encoding SPOR domain-containing protein: MDKQNVDHVKIKINGKDRPVSQSNANVEELPVSTWDEKRQAENEVASAKQPIEEEDEFPWLLPEEESIFKEDPKVVTPTKWKNKKHSNQTVTPYIYPKKNKKAISLGFPLKKMVSILFLAVGVGIGFGYIALHLMSNEDMPATATPLTQNQEPSDNASEQAENKEGATKEEAPAASTSSATLEVYAVQGGIFSTNEGATTVRSSIQSKGLASTTLEQNENFTVIAGLGKEKAETDYLNEEYKQEGFTEFWGGKQLTVNIHTSHEPEKWSAILYELSSHAAASIKGKNVGEETLATIENSIKQLHVSEEEKSSREKLLQSVEEIRTKEGWKAQQSLLDVVQSLYK, from the coding sequence ATGGACAAACAAAACGTAGATCATGTAAAAATAAAAATAAATGGAAAAGACCGTCCTGTGTCACAATCTAATGCCAATGTTGAAGAACTACCTGTTTCGACCTGGGATGAAAAGCGACAAGCTGAAAATGAGGTAGCATCAGCTAAGCAACCTATAGAAGAAGAGGATGAATTTCCATGGCTACTTCCTGAAGAAGAATCTATATTTAAAGAGGATCCGAAGGTTGTCACACCGACAAAATGGAAAAATAAAAAACATTCCAATCAGACCGTTACTCCTTATATATACCCTAAAAAGAATAAAAAGGCGATTTCATTGGGGTTTCCGCTCAAGAAAATGGTCTCGATTTTGTTTTTAGCGGTGGGAGTAGGAATTGGTTTTGGCTACATTGCGCTACATCTAATGTCGAATGAAGATATGCCTGCTACAGCGACACCACTTACGCAAAACCAAGAACCAAGTGATAACGCAAGTGAGCAAGCTGAAAATAAGGAGGGTGCTACAAAGGAAGAAGCTCCGGCTGCTTCAACCTCTTCAGCTACTCTTGAAGTGTACGCTGTTCAAGGTGGCATATTCTCAACGAACGAAGGAGCGACCACTGTAAGATCCTCAATCCAATCAAAAGGACTGGCTTCCACTACCCTTGAACAAAACGAGAATTTTACCGTGATTGCTGGACTTGGAAAAGAAAAAGCGGAAACCGATTATTTAAATGAGGAGTATAAGCAAGAAGGCTTTACCGAATTCTGGGGAGGGAAACAATTAACGGTAAACATACATACGAGTCATGAGCCAGAAAAATGGTCAGCTATTCTATATGAGCTCTCATCTCATGCAGCTGCATCTATAAAAGGCAAGAACGTTGGGGAAGAAACATTAGCGACAATTGAAAATAGTATCAAACAATTACATGTATCGGAAGAGGAGAAATCGTCAAGAGAAAAGCTCTTACAATCGGTAGAAGAGATTCGTACAAAAGAAGGATGGAAAGCGCAGCAATCCTTGTTAGATGTTGTTCAATCTCTGTACAAATAA